In Trachemys scripta elegans isolate TJP31775 chromosome 10, CAS_Tse_1.0, whole genome shotgun sequence, the sequence AACATTTAGCATTCATAATAAATAGACTCTCTGCTCTGGACAGCGACTGTGATGGGTGGATCAGCTTGGCCCAAGGGGACGAATCAGCTGCAGTGTCTGGCAACCACGGAACATCCTGGAGCATCATGTGTCCAAGCGATGTCTCTGGAGCGTGGGCGACTCCTGAGTCCAGCCGCAGGGGAGCGGGTGTCTGCCACCTAGTCATGTGGCTGAGCGCGTGGGTCTAGGcccccgcagcagctcctcctggccGGATCCCCATTCGTGCACCTCAGAGTCCCTGCTGTTGGCAGACGGCATCTCAAACTCCATCCTCCGGCGCTGGCCAAACACTTTCTCCTGTAGTTCAATGATGTCATTCCTGATGTCGGCCATCATCAGGAGCAGGAAGTCAAAGGAGCCCGGAGGGCCCtgtggggagagaaaagagaggCTCGCTGTGAGCGTAGAGCTCTGTCCCAGTGGCTCAGACCGGACTGGCCAGGCTCCCGTGCTGGCCAAACATAAAGATGTCCAGGGTTTTGTTTCAGCATACCCCAGACCCTGACTCATGGAGGTAACAATGACGCCATGTCGCAGCTGATCAATGCCAGCCTGACAGAGGTTGTGttcagggaaggggggagagtgGCAGGAAAGGGCTGGTTGCATGTAGGATAGGCTCTACTTGGCTGGGTGCCAGGggcgtccttaggatttatggggccctacacagtattattaaattggtgcccctatgcccgacggcAGCCCGAGCTCAGAGCCTGCCGGAGGAGGAAGGGACGAGACAGCAAAGGATAACGAGACCCCCGGCCTGCCTCACGGTggtggagagtcacagttccccgcagagatCCCCGtaccctctccctctcccagagtggacatgcagaaggtacctaattaaaagcactaaacttgggaataaaaaatgtcattcacaggttttttgatatgccctgaagtttgtcagacatctgtttgcaaaaactttgtagtaagggtgagtcagctgtcttgctgaatacaacattaaatattatggaatatgtgatgcagctcttctctgttttacattttcttactcagtatttctaagctgattttatattttaaatgtactcttaagccttcgtaaagtaatcattccagattactacatatttaactcactgaaacaaagccattaatttaaattcatcagtcacagaggtttagtgtgttcataatgttcattgcttttagaaaaagaacactaatttactgtgtgtgatctccataacaatacacttgtttatgaaatttcaccaactttaaaaaatatgtttccaaagattttaggcagaacaaaggattttatatcttactaaggtactgattttgctggagggttctcttaaaactaattcatcagatagtcagaagtaaagaaagggaaactctttgtccagctatctggaaggaaaggggtgttgtccctttaagggctctcttcaatgcgggggtggggggagaggggctgaagggagaaagggatggacagaaaggacaggaagactttggaagcaagttttttttactatagtaattaaaatgggTTTTTTAGATAAAGGtagtcttttgaaggatttatttaaaaaacatatgtctgaagatccaagcatttaaggctaaagatgattgtgcatctaaaaatctatgcaaggattttttagagatgtgattttataatcttcaccaactcactaatgaaatatttttaaagcaaatttgaaactaaggtcctgtagactgacatgttctgagtaaatattacagtcatgcgcacctgtttttgtcagtacattcagaaactgacagtagatacctgggcgttggcaaatgcctgttaaatggcttcattaccccttgaatgactctttaacagtttcaatgttgtgctaatagggctggcaggctggagggctttttctcttttaactatTAGATCCCCTCCTGAGGAAGACTCACcagcctgcagcagccagctgtgggagcctgcaggaagggtcagaacagggataggaaagcCAGgcgggtggacactaagacccaggggtgccccaaattttcaggtgccctacacagcgcatatgcctaaggacggccctgctggATGCTGCTAGGTACCTCCTCTCACCTCAGGATGGATTTGCTGAGAACTCCCTCTTGTGGGGTAATGTTGCACCATCGCTAAGATGCACATGGGTGGGCTCAAGTCAGGCAGATTGTGTGGGCCCGGCCTTGCTCGTTATGAACAGAAAGTTCCCTGGTCAGAGGAGTCTTTGTTAGTCATTAAAGTcgatggagctacactgatttataccagctggggaggGCCCATTGACATCCATGGCGCTGCGTCAGTTTACACCACAGGGGGATCTGACCATACGTGTACAAATTACTCCTTCCTCTAGGCTTCCCATCTTCTCCCGTTGTGTCTATTCATTGGACTGTAAGCCACTGGGACAGGGAATGTCTTTATTTTGTGTCTTGTCCAGGGCAGAGCATGTTGTCTGGGTTTAATGCCTACTAAAATAAGATAGATGaattgtggggagggggtgtgtgtgtaggggggtgcGCACACTTGTGAGACACACCCAGCATCAGGCTAACCTTAGATATTTTCTCAGAtccctggggcctgattctccactgccttgaacCATTTACACCCAAACACAGTGGGAACCAAGTGCTAACGAATCAGACCCGTTGAATTTCACACTCACTTGCCCAAGGAACAAGGCAGTGGGGACTTGGGGCCCAGGATGAGGTTTCTGACCCTTGCTTTGCCTGATACTCAGTGCTGCTAATTGTTTTTCCATTCTTACCGGTGGCCCTCGGGGACCGGGGTATCCTCGTTCGCCCTAAAACAGAAAGCAAAGGTCAGAGCGGGGACTAGCAGCAATATGATTTCTGTtgcagagcaggggatgggatTTAAATCACTGTCAAAACCCATCTATTTGACCAGGGCACTGACGGCAGGGTCTTTCAGGTGGGGATAAATCTGCTGTGGGATTTCTCAGCGACAGGCTGGGAAGTTAATGTTTTCCTGGATTCTGCTGGCAGGGGATATTCTGTGCTTTTGTATGGAACTGTTGTCAGGGTGCCTAGAGTCTGTGCACTGACCTGCGCCATTgctccagctgagggtctggcctgtTGTTTGTCCTCAGAACAAGCCGTGTTGCTGGCTAGAGTTCACTCCCAAAACCAACTTGCACCAAAGATATTTTCGTACTCACTGAGAATAAAACGACCTCTGTGCTGCGGCATACAGGCCCCGCTCTGGCTGGCAGGGGTTTAATGAGGGTCTGTGGCTCCAATGAGCCCCACCCTGCTACATCTGCAGCCAGTGTCAGGTATGGAGAGGGGAGTTCAAAGGAGAAGGCCCAGCTCAGTGCAGGGCTGAGCAGGCAGAAGATCAGAGTTCTGCTCTCTTGGGGAGAGGAGCCTGGTTACAGCCAGGAGTCGGGGACAGCTGGCCGCCTGGCTGAGTCTCCCTGTGGATGGGATGGCTGATCCGGGCGACTGACCAAACGGGGGCTGTTTGAAGACAGCCCCAGAGCAGAAGCCTGGGGTGCTGATGAAGACTCCTCAGATGGCCCTGTTGCGAGCTCATAACTTGCTTATATTTTGGGACTGCGAGacccagaaggggtgggactcAAGCATGCCTAAGCTGGAGGGCTGAAGCCCATTGCACTGGACCCTGCGAGAGGCAGTGACTTACTGTCAGAGACACTGTGACAGGGTGAGTAATGTCTGGCTGGGCCACAAGGGGAAGCACAGAGACAGGCTCCTCACTCCTCAAACACATAAAGCCGTCTGAGCAAAGGTGAATCAAATCTCATACTTAACACCTGTTCCTACAGTACCTTGTATCCTGCAGGCTCCCAAAGGGTTTTAACAAACTGTACAGACACAGGGATCACtcacctaccactgaaatgccGCCACTTCTGGGATGGAGTGCCTCACCTGTTCCGCACAACAACAGCAGGTTGACAAGATGTAACCACTCAGGTTGCAATTGGGCCACGACACCGCTCATGCGGAAAGTTTTGCTGCCCAAGAGGGGGCTGCAGCTAGAATGGGGCATGTACTTGCCCCCCATGCGTCATGCCCGCTGCAGGTAGTTTTGAGACTAAAAGGGACCAGTCAGAAAAGTGAATGTTTGCTACTACTGCGGTGTGTGACCCCAGCAGAGAACCCCGGGTCCcaattttcctagtgtagatggaTCAGAATTGGTTTGCACTGGTGTAGATAATGGCCAGAGAGgcaaggcactggagaatcagaCTTATTTTCTCTTGGCTGTAGGTCACTAAAGGAATTATGTTACTTTCGCTGGGAACTGAGACACGGGACTGGGAATCAGAGCTGTGGGAGAGCCTCTTTGCAGCAGGAaccactgtgtgtatgtgtacagcgcctagcactgtGGAGCCCCACTGGGGGCCTCAAAGGCAATACAGATAATAATGGAAGCCGTGGTACCTTCTGGCCATTCCTTCCCGGTGCCCCAGGAGCGCCCTAGGAGAAGCACAAACACAGAGCTTAGCGCAGGAGTAAACAAGATCATTGCAGTTCTGGGTCTGCAGCAAGTGCATCCGGAGAGTGGAGAGAATGTGTGGCATTGGATGGGGCTGAGTGCCTGctagctgtggggcagggagccagcTCCGGTGGCTTGGACAGGGGAAGGATGCTGGTGGCTGGAGGTCCAGCAAGTGGATCTGGTGACGGGAAATCCTGCTGGCTGTGGGTCTCttggagagaaggggagaggcagGAAGAGCTCGGGACAGTGGGTCTCTGCGGGAAAGGAGAAGTCACTGAATCTGACTGGGCAGggttgggttgtgtgtgtgggaggggcccATCTGCCAGGTTTGGGCAGGGGAAAGAGCCATTGGCTGATGGGGATGGTGGGCTGGACTCCAGcgctctgggggtggggccaggatgcaTGACCCAGTGAATGGGGCTTTTGCTACTCACCACTGGTCCCCTCCGTCCGATTTTGATATGTGCAAAGTCAGGATATGGTCCCATTGGCCCCATGTCCCCGCGGGGCCCTGGGGTTCCCGGAGGCCCTGGAGGTCCGATTGCCCCTGGACTCCCTTTCTCCCCTGTTGCGCCCGGGTCACCTTAACATAGAAAAAGGTGTTTGATTTCTGAACGAGGTCTTAAAGAAGCAGAGCAACTGAGAGCATTAATACCAGAGAAGGCCCTGGCCCAGGACCCCCAGCCAGAGGGTTTGGATCCAATCTTTACAGAGGGCCTAGCCCAAACCCCAGAGCCCACTGCTCCCAGGTTAGGGAGCGTTTCTAATCTAGATCCTGAGCAGAAAGCTCTGCTTGGGTCCATCTCCGGTTCGTATTCAACTTGGATgtcagcccagcaccccccctcTTCCCTGAGAAGCCCTAGAGCTGTGAGCCCAGCACGGAGAGTGCCAGGGCTGCTGCCCTCCccaggggcaggagctgggacCAGGAGGCTGGTAACTGAAGGCTGCAGGTTTGAGGCAGTCTAGGCTGATTTGCCCATTGCTTGTTAAGAGAAGTGTGTCTAACGCCCACTGCCCCCAACCACCACTAGGTTACCTGCCAAACAGGCAGCATTCAGGGAAGTGCTCCTGCTGGCTAGAGAGAGGCCACCTGAAAATGCTGCCATATGATAGGTGGCAGCTAAGGCCTGGTGTATGCTtaaaaattggaatataaatattgtcttTACATTTCCGCGTATTGTATATAGAgtggtataaacaagtcattgtctgtgttaaattttagtttgtactgacttcgctagtgctttttctgtagcctgttataaaactaggcaaatctctagatgaactgatgtacccccaggggtacacctacccctggttgagaaccactgacctacaccaatgggaaaaccccttctgtcactgtaggaagcatctacagtacagcagcacagctgcagcacagctgcagcacctgtagtgtagacacagcctaagctACCTTCCATCCTGAAATGTGCCAAAGAATTAGGAGGGGATAAtttactgctgaaatgcagccacctctggggtggaacgtagCAGTCCTCCTGCTCAAGTAACGCTGCCATTTTTAGGAAGAGGGGAAAGAACATCCTCACCCACAGGGCAAATTATGGGGAGCAGGATGTAACACTCTGATAGGGGGGCAGAATTATCCCCCTAGGATTAGGTCTGCATGGGCTTCCGCCATCATCCCTGGAGCACTAAGGTCAGTGTCTTCCACTGCACCATCCACACTGCCCTAGGCCCTGCTagtctccccaggaaaggggcgAGCCATGCCAAGCCCAGAGAGTTAATGCAGCCTGGTATTTCCAGGGTAGTGGGGATCCAGGCTTGAGAAATTAGCCAGGCCAAGAGGGTAACCCCAGCCCAGCTCTTGGAAAAGGTGCCATGGGGACGTAGAATGTCCATTGCTCGCTCACTGTAGGTTTTACTCCTGCAGGCTGATTGCACCAACCCAACCCTATTGCTTCCCTCTGACAAACAGGATTCTCGCTTGGTCTAATGAAAACCAGTGCTGGGTCAGACCCTCACAGGCATCCAGGGTCTCCTACCCCAGCAATCTCCAGCACCCCAAGATGTACCTGGAGGCCCCGGGGGACCTGGTGGCCCTAGGACAGGAGGACGGTCTGCTGGTTTTTGGTTAATCCTCATCCAGGACTTCCCACTCTCATTATCCAagccagggagcagcagctggggaggggaaggaaaagaagtgcagacaagccctgtaAGGAACGAGGGTCAAGCAACTTCTGCAGCCTCATGCCCCAGGGGATAGAGTGTCTACAGAGTGATTCCCAGTGGCAGAGGCTGGAGAGCACCATTGAAAGTGGGCGACATAGAttcatcccccccacacctgaccctcctcttcctctcgcAACCTTCCCAGCAGCCTGACCCCTGGCCCATGAGCACCAATGCCCACCCCTTCCAAATCTGAGTGAGCGGCATTGCAACCTAGCGCACAGGGTCACAgagccactcaggtttggtccaGCCAAAAAGTGGTCAGGCCATGGCCCGGGTGGTCCCCCTGGCTTCATGGCCTATGCCCAGCAGGCTTTGGAGGGAATGGGAACTTGCTGCCAAGGATATGCAGATTAGCCAAGAGAGGGAAGACCTCTGGGGAGAGGGTCCTGCCCCTTGCATGCCCCTCCCCAATGGGAGTGGCCAGAGAGGCGCCTACCCTAgcatatcctttaaaaaaaagccacGTGGGCCATATTCAGAACAGGTACAAGTGGATGCAACTGCGCTGACTTCCACGGTCTTGTGCCCACTTCGCACAGGTCTGAATGTGGCCCTTGGATCCATTTCTGCCCCGGCTCTGACTGGACTGACTGAGCACGCCTGTGTGATCAGGGCAACCACTTCCTGGACTACCTATTTCTTTTCAGCTCTGACTTGGTGAGATTCGGTTGCGGGGTGGCAGCCCCAGGGGCCCGTAGAAGGCTGCTTCTGCAGGTTTGCCCCAGACAGCTGTTTGTCGGAGCGCTGCCAGCTGTGGCTGACCAGGAGAGGCTCAGAGGTCATTGTCCCACCTTGTGTCTCAGCTGGGAGACTGTCTGTTTCATACTGGTGAACTCCTCGCAGGTGATGGAGCAGGACCTGGTGCCCATCAGGGTCTCCGACTTCAGCACTGTGGTGCCTGGAAGAGAATGACGCACCTGTGTCAGTCGGCAGCAGGAATGGGGAGAGTGGACCTGCAGCCAcaggtcaatggagctacatctgCTTGAGCCAGGGCTGGCGTGGCCCCAGGGTCGGACAGTGCTTGGACACGATCCCTCTCCTGGTTCACGGACTCACCGTTGCTGGATTTCAGGCAGGTTGTCCCATCAGATGCTATGTAATAGCCACGCTGGCAATGGCACCGGTAGCTGCCCGGGGTGTTCGTATACAGCTGGTCGCAGACGGCACCTCCGCTTTCCACACACTCATCGATGTCTGGGGTTGAACACAGAGAAATGTCAGCCACAGCTCAGCCAGGGGAGCACCAGGGGCCACGGAGGCCTCGTCAGGGAAATGGACGCAGCAGAAGGGAGATCCATATGATCCTGCAGGCCAGGCCAGGAGATACACACATCCCTTGGCGATGGCAACCCTGAGGTGGGTCTCTGGGAACCTTTCCCTAGACACCTACACTGGACGCTGGAGCCTAGGGATGGCTGTTGTCTGGTGTAGCCTCTCCTGCAACAGAGTCCTCCAACCGACCCCAGGCCACGGAAAGATGTCGCGTGTGTCCATTTATCACACAGGAGCTATTCCGGAGCCAGGCCATTGCCACCAACCCAGGCTAAGGGCAGGTACCCTTGGGGGCACTCACCCAGGCAGTAAGGGTGCAGGTAAGTCTTGTGGCGCTCTCTGTCGAACCGATAGCCAGGGAAGCACGTGCACAGGACGCGACCAAAGTTGTCCGTGCATTGCTGCTCGCACGGGAAGTCGGCGCACACGTCCACGCCTGCAAAGAGGGGCAGATGGAGCCGTGCTGGGGGTCAAGCACGGTGGGTTGGACCGCAGCCAGTGCAGCCTTGCAATTAaaagtgaccccccccccgccccacatgaCAGTGCCTTGCcctgggccaaatcttcagcacAGCTCTGAGTTCCCTGTAAagatgcagatttacaccagtggaggatcggGCCCCATGTGTCCTCTGCATGTGTAAGTAATTCATGGCTGGGCACTCCCCAGTAACTAGCATCCTCAACCCAATCTCTTCCTTCCACTAGGCATCCTCCTCACCTCCCTCTCCCAGCTGCcaaaccctccccccagctctaacTGGCAGGTGACCCAATTcctctcccaagcctcccaacCTAACTGCGTCAGagctgccccatccccaccctctg encodes:
- the LOC117884432 gene encoding collagen and calcium-binding EGF domain-containing protein 1-like, producing MLRLLEAELLFASLLSGPFPPLSGDRKSESCPENKILTVEYSCTGAGGTPATCLRRKCCEGYRFVMGQCIPESVDVCADFPCEQQCTDNFGRVLCTCFPGYRFDRERHKTYLHPYCLDIDECVESGGAVCDQLYTNTPGSYRCHCQRGYYIASDGTTCLKSSNGTTVLKSETLMGTRSCSITCEEFTSMKQTVSQLRHKLLLPGLDNESGKSWMRINQKPADRPPVLGPPGPPGPPGDPGATGEKGSPGAIGPPGPPGTPGPRGDMGPMGPYPDFAHIKIGRRGPVGAPGAPGRNGQKGERGYPGPRGPPGPPGSFDFLLLMMADIRNDIIELQEKVFGQRRRMEFEMPSANSRDSEVHEWGSGQEELLRGPRPTRSAT